A single Anas acuta chromosome 19, bAnaAcu1.1, whole genome shotgun sequence DNA region contains:
- the FLOT2 gene encoding flotillin-2 isoform X4 codes for MVVHHRHPKVKIMTEKELLAVACEQFLGKNVQDVKNVVLQTLEGHLRSILGTLTVEQIYQDRDQFAKLVREVAAPDVGRMGIEILSFTIKDVYDKVDYLSSLGKTQTAAVRRDADIGVAEAERDAGIREAECKKEMLDVKFMADTKIADSRRAFELQKAAFTEEVNIKTAEAQLAYELQSAREQQKIRQEEIEIEVVQRKKQIDVEEKEVIRKEKELIATVKRPAEAEAYRIQQIAEGEKVRQVLMAQAEAEKIRKLGEAEAFVIEAIGMAEAEGMKLKAEALQRYGEAAQLALVLDALPEIAAKVAAPLSKVDEIVVLSGESSTTTSEVNRLLAEIPASVRAITGVDLTKIPLIQKATGAQA; via the exons GTGAAGATAATGACCGAGAAGGAGCTCCTGGCTGTGGCCTGCGAGCAGTTTTTGGGGAAGAACGTGCAGGATGTGAAGAACGTGGTCCTTCAGACGCTGGAGGGGCATCTGCGCTCCATCCTAG GAACCCTGACGGTGGAGCAGATCTACCAGGACAGGGACCAGTTTGCCAAGCTGGTGCGGGAGGTGGCAGCTCCAGACGTGGGTCGCATGGGCATCGAGATCCTGAGCTTCACCATCAAG gatGTCTACGATAAAGTGGATTACCTGAGCTCCCTGGGGAAGACTCAGACGGCGGCTGTCCGGAGGGATGCAGACATCGGGGTGGCAGAAGCCGAGCGAGACGCTGGCATTCGG gaggcagagtgcaagaaggaaatgctgGATGTCAAGTTCATGGCGGATACCAAAATAGCAGATTCCAGGCGTGCTTTTGAATTGCAGAAAGCTGCCTTCACCGAGGAGGTCAACATTAAG aCTGCGGAGGCCCAGCTGGCCTACGAGCTCCAGAGCGCCCGGGAGCAGCAGAAGATCCGCCAGGAGGAAATTGAGATCGAGGTGGTGCAGCGCAAGAAGCAGATCGACGTCGAAGAGAAAGAGGTCATCCGGAAGGAGAAGGAGCTCATCGCCACCGTCAAGCGGCCGGCCGAGGCCGAAGCCTACCGCATCCAGCAGATCGCCGAGGGAGAGAA GGTGAGGCAAGTCCTCATGGCTCAGGCAGAGGCGGAAAAGATCCGCAAGCTGGGAGAAGCGGAGGCCTTTGTGATCGAGGCCATCGGGATGGCAGAGGCCGAGGGGATGAAGCTGAAGGCCGAAGCTCTGCAGCGCTATGGGGAGGCCGCCCAGCTGGCGCTGGTGCTGGATGCGCTGCCCGAG atCGCAGCCAAAGTGGCTGCTCCCCTCTCCAAAGTGGACGAGATCGTTGTTCTCAGCGGGGagagcagcaccaccacctcCGAGGTGAACCGCCTGCTCGCCGAGATCCCCGCCTCCGTGCGTGCCATCACCGGCGTGGACCTCACGAAG
- the FLOT2 gene encoding flotillin-2 isoform X3: MTLQPRCEDVETAEGVALTVTGVAQVKIMTEKELLAVACEQFLGKNVQDVKNVVLQTLEGHLRSILGTLTVEQIYQDRDQFAKLVREVAAPDVGRMGIEILSFTIKDVYDKVDYLSSLGKTQTAAVRRDADIGVAEAERDAGIREAECKKEMLDVKFMADTKIADSRRAFELQKAAFTEEVNIKTAEAQLAYELQSAREQQKIRQEEIEIEVVQRKKQIDVEEKEVIRKEKELIATVKRPAEAEAYRIQQIAEGEKVRQVLMAQAEAEKIRKLGEAEAFVIEAIGMAEAEGMKLKAEALQRYGEAAQLALVLDALPEIAAKVAAPLSKVDEIVVLSGESSTTTSEVNRLLAEIPASVRAITGVDLTKIPLIQKATGAQA, encoded by the exons GTGAAGATAATGACCGAGAAGGAGCTCCTGGCTGTGGCCTGCGAGCAGTTTTTGGGGAAGAACGTGCAGGATGTGAAGAACGTGGTCCTTCAGACGCTGGAGGGGCATCTGCGCTCCATCCTAG GAACCCTGACGGTGGAGCAGATCTACCAGGACAGGGACCAGTTTGCCAAGCTGGTGCGGGAGGTGGCAGCTCCAGACGTGGGTCGCATGGGCATCGAGATCCTGAGCTTCACCATCAAG gatGTCTACGATAAAGTGGATTACCTGAGCTCCCTGGGGAAGACTCAGACGGCGGCTGTCCGGAGGGATGCAGACATCGGGGTGGCAGAAGCCGAGCGAGACGCTGGCATTCGG gaggcagagtgcaagaaggaaatgctgGATGTCAAGTTCATGGCGGATACCAAAATAGCAGATTCCAGGCGTGCTTTTGAATTGCAGAAAGCTGCCTTCACCGAGGAGGTCAACATTAAG aCTGCGGAGGCCCAGCTGGCCTACGAGCTCCAGAGCGCCCGGGAGCAGCAGAAGATCCGCCAGGAGGAAATTGAGATCGAGGTGGTGCAGCGCAAGAAGCAGATCGACGTCGAAGAGAAAGAGGTCATCCGGAAGGAGAAGGAGCTCATCGCCACCGTCAAGCGGCCGGCCGAGGCCGAAGCCTACCGCATCCAGCAGATCGCCGAGGGAGAGAA GGTGAGGCAAGTCCTCATGGCTCAGGCAGAGGCGGAAAAGATCCGCAAGCTGGGAGAAGCGGAGGCCTTTGTGATCGAGGCCATCGGGATGGCAGAGGCCGAGGGGATGAAGCTGAAGGCCGAAGCTCTGCAGCGCTATGGGGAGGCCGCCCAGCTGGCGCTGGTGCTGGATGCGCTGCCCGAG atCGCAGCCAAAGTGGCTGCTCCCCTCTCCAAAGTGGACGAGATCGTTGTTCTCAGCGGGGagagcagcaccaccacctcCGAGGTGAACCGCCTGCTCGCCGAGATCCCCGCCTCCGTGCGTGCCATCACCGGCGTGGACCTCACGAAG